In Sulfitobacter sp. M39, the following proteins share a genomic window:
- a CDS encoding Lrp/AsnC family transcriptional regulator yields MSDQMRFDDRDRKILELLQRDCRISNADLAERAGMSASACWRRVKAFEDAGVIERYRADVSPTKAGNSFQALVQVQLARHNQEKLAEFIKAIAHRAEVLECYATTGQADYQMRVLCRDIAAYNRFLEDFLFRLPAVESAQTNVVLREIKRNTSIPM; encoded by the coding sequence ATGTCTGACCAAATGCGCTTTGACGACCGCGACCGGAAGATACTGGAGCTGCTGCAGCGCGACTGCCGCATCTCGAACGCCGACCTGGCAGAGCGGGCCGGCATGTCCGCCTCCGCCTGCTGGCGACGAGTGAAAGCGTTCGAGGATGCCGGCGTGATCGAACGCTACCGCGCGGATGTGTCTCCGACCAAGGCGGGCAACAGCTTTCAGGCGCTGGTGCAGGTGCAGCTTGCGCGTCACAATCAGGAAAAGCTGGCAGAGTTCATCAAAGCCATCGCGCATCGCGCCGAGGTGCTGGAATGCTATGCCACCACGGGACAAGCCGACTACCAAATGCGCGTCCTCTGCCGCGACATCGCCGCCTATAACCGCTTTCTCGAAGATTTTCTGTTCCGCCTACCCGCCGTAGAAAGCGCGCAAACCAACGTGGTACTACGCGAGATTAAACGGAATACGAGCATTCCGATGTGA
- a CDS encoding indolepyruvate ferredoxin oxidoreductase family protein, which yields MTKETHDFYPYALSDRYTRTEGTVFMTGTQALVRIMLDQARRDKQQGLNTAGFISGYRGSPLGAVDLELWRARDVTKDNNITFMPAVNEDLGATAVLGAQQAVLDPHCEVEGVFSMWYGKGPGVDRSGDALRHGNAYGSSPKGGVLVVAGDDHGCVSSSMPHQSDVAFMTWMMPTLNPANVGEFLEFGAYGLALSRFSGTWVGFKAISETVESGQSVALQPDRAFTLPQITPPPGGLHVRRSDMPSPEIETRLQHKLSAVEAFVEANPIDRRIYNLDNATFGIVTTGKGHLDLMEALRLLGLDEAACRRLGIDIYKVGMVWPLARRDALAFVADTEEVLVIEEKRGIIESQLKEYFYDWPGHKPGRMVGKHRAAGDPLLPWTGELSPLALVPVVAERLDAFFPDENLPQKARALTEKPPVLLNVPGAKRTPYFCSGCPHNTSTKLPEGSQAASGIGCHVMAGWMDRETGGYAQMGGEGVPHVVASRFNGGKHLFQNLGEGTWYHSGSLAIRQAVAAGTNITYKILYNDAVAMTGGQPVDGPISVTGIAQACRAEGVQRIALVSDVIDKFDRGDFPQGTSFHPREEMDTVQRELREVKGVSVLIYEQTCATEKRRRRKRGQMEDPKRFAFINPAVCEGCGDCSLESNCLSIEPLETDLGRKRKINLSSCNKDFSCLNGFCPSFVTLEGAVRRKKTGAEVDVDALLAGISRPELPSLDAPFDLLVTGVGGTGVITVGALITMAAHLEGKGSSVLDFTGFAQKFGTVLSFIRIGARPDAIHQVRIDHGAADAVIGCDIVVSSAAQASVYYGPATKVVLNLAEMPTGDLVLHRDAQLHTDQRETVIRDTVGGGNLTGFDANAMAERFLGDTVFANMIMLGFAWQKGLVPVSHGALRQAIVLNGVAIDKNHRAFDLGRVMAETPDALALPTREQPDLDCAALIADRADRLRAYQNDSYAQRYRDQLAQFSAAVPAAHADTLTQVAAKTLFKLMAFKDEYEVARLHRDPAFAEMLAQGFEPGFKINYHMAPPIVSLRKDARGRPVKRAFGAWFTPVLATLSKLRPLRGTALDVFSYTQERREEVALIRWYEGLLAELPAKIDGKTVETIQKMLALPMDIRGYGPVKHAAVEQARAEEARLRKSL from the coding sequence ATGACCAAAGAAACCCACGATTTTTACCCCTATGCCTTATCCGACCGTTACACGCGCACAGAAGGAACGGTGTTTATGACCGGCACCCAAGCGCTGGTGCGGATCATGTTGGATCAGGCGCGGCGTGATAAGCAGCAGGGGCTGAACACCGCTGGGTTTATCTCGGGGTATCGCGGGTCGCCTTTGGGCGCGGTCGATCTTGAACTATGGCGCGCACGGGATGTGACCAAGGATAACAACATCACCTTCATGCCCGCGGTGAACGAAGACCTCGGCGCCACGGCGGTTCTGGGGGCGCAGCAGGCTGTGCTGGATCCCCATTGCGAGGTCGAGGGCGTATTCTCCATGTGGTACGGCAAGGGGCCGGGGGTGGACCGGTCGGGGGACGCGCTGCGCCACGGCAACGCCTATGGCTCTTCGCCCAAGGGGGGCGTGCTGGTGGTGGCGGGGGATGACCACGGCTGTGTGTCGTCGTCCATGCCGCATCAATCGGATGTCGCCTTTATGACTTGGATGATGCCGACGCTGAATCCCGCGAATGTGGGAGAGTTTCTGGAGTTCGGGGCCTATGGGCTCGCGCTGAGCCGTTTTTCAGGCACATGGGTCGGGTTCAAAGCGATTTCCGAGACGGTGGAGAGCGGGCAGTCGGTGGCGTTGCAGCCTGATCGCGCGTTTACGCTGCCCCAAATCACGCCACCGCCCGGCGGGCTGCATGTGCGCCGCTCTGACATGCCAAGCCCCGAGATCGAGACCCGGTTGCAGCATAAGCTCAGCGCCGTCGAAGCCTTTGTCGAGGCCAACCCGATCGACAGGCGTATCTATAATCTGGACAATGCCACCTTTGGCATCGTCACCACCGGCAAGGGCCATCTGGATCTGATGGAAGCGCTGCGTCTGCTGGGTCTGGACGAAGCCGCGTGCCGCCGACTTGGCATTGATATCTACAAAGTCGGCATGGTTTGGCCCCTTGCGCGGCGTGATGCGCTGGCCTTTGTTGCCGACACGGAAGAAGTGCTGGTGATCGAGGAAAAGCGCGGCATCATCGAAAGCCAGCTCAAGGAATATTTCTACGACTGGCCGGGGCACAAGCCCGGTCGCATGGTCGGCAAACACCGCGCGGCAGGCGATCCGCTGCTGCCGTGGACCGGCGAGTTAAGCCCGCTGGCGCTGGTGCCCGTGGTGGCCGAGCGGTTGGACGCTTTCTTCCCTGATGAAAACCTGCCGCAAAAGGCGCGCGCGCTGACGGAAAAGCCTCCTGTCCTGCTGAATGTGCCGGGGGCAAAACGCACGCCATATTTCTGTTCGGGCTGCCCGCATAACACCTCGACCAAGCTGCCCGAGGGGTCGCAGGCCGCATCGGGCATCGGTTGCCACGTCATGGCGGGGTGGATGGACCGCGAAACCGGTGGCTATGCGCAGATGGGCGGCGAGGGCGTGCCGCATGTGGTGGCCTCCAGGTTCAACGGCGGCAAACACCTGTTCCAGAATTTGGGCGAGGGCACGTGGTACCATTCAGGCTCGCTCGCCATTCGGCAGGCTGTCGCGGCGGGGACGAATATCACCTATAAGATCCTCTATAACGACGCGGTGGCAATGACCGGGGGGCAACCGGTGGACGGGCCGATCAGCGTGACCGGAATCGCGCAGGCCTGTCGCGCCGAAGGGGTCCAGCGCATTGCCTTGGTGTCAGATGTGATCGATAAATTCGACCGCGGCGATTTCCCCCAAGGTACCAGCTTTCACCCGCGTGAAGAGATGGACACCGTGCAGCGCGAACTGCGCGAGGTCAAAGGCGTGTCGGTGCTGATCTACGAACAGACCTGCGCAACCGAGAAACGCCGCCGCCGCAAGCGCGGGCAGATGGAAGACCCCAAACGCTTTGCCTTTATCAACCCTGCCGTCTGCGAGGGCTGCGGCGATTGCTCGCTTGAAAGCAACTGTCTGAGTATCGAACCGCTAGAGACGGATCTGGGCCGCAAGCGCAAGATCAACCTGTCGAGCTGCAACAAGGATTTCTCGTGCCTGAACGGGTTCTGCCCCAGCTTCGTCACCCTTGAAGGGGCGGTGCGGCGCAAGAAAACCGGGGCAGAGGTCGACGTGGACGCGCTGCTGGCGGGCATTTCACGTCCCGAACTGCCCAGCCTCGACGCGCCCTTTGATCTGTTGGTCACAGGCGTCGGCGGCACGGGGGTGATCACGGTCGGCGCGCTGATCACCATGGCCGCGCATCTGGAGGGCAAAGGCTCCAGCGTGCTGGATTTCACCGGTTTCGCGCAGAAGTTCGGCACGGTGCTTAGCTTTATCCGGATCGGCGCGCGCCCTGATGCGATCCATCAGGTGCGCATTGATCACGGGGCGGCGGATGCGGTGATTGGCTGCGATATCGTTGTTTCCTCTGCCGCGCAGGCGTCAGTCTACTACGGGCCGGCGACCAAAGTGGTGCTGAACCTCGCCGAAATGCCCACGGGCGATCTGGTGTTGCACCGTGACGCGCAGCTGCACACTGACCAGCGCGAGACCGTGATCCGCGATACCGTGGGGGGGGGGAACCTTACCGGCTTCGATGCCAATGCCATGGCAGAACGGTTTCTGGGCGATACGGTTTTCGCCAATATGATCATGCTGGGTTTTGCGTGGCAGAAAGGGCTGGTGCCCGTGTCCCACGGCGCGCTGCGGCAGGCGATCGTGTTGAACGGCGTGGCCATCGACAAGAACCATCGCGCCTTTGATCTGGGCCGCGTGATGGCCGAAACGCCTGACGCGCTGGCCCTGCCGACGCGTGAACAGCCAGACTTGGACTGCGCCGCGTTGATCGCGGACCGTGCCGACCGGTTGCGGGCCTATCAAAACGACAGCTACGCGCAGCGCTACCGCGACCAGCTTGCGCAGTTCAGCGCCGCCGTGCCTGCCGCCCATGCCGACACGCTGACGCAAGTGGCAGCCAAGACGCTGTTCAAACTGATGGCGTTCAAGGATGAATACGAGGTCGCCCGGCTGCACCGCGATCCTGCCTTTGCCGAGATGTTGGCGCAGGGGTTCGAGCCGGGGTTCAAGATCAACTACCATATGGCCCCGCCGATCGTGTCCCTGCGCAAGGACGCGCGGGGGCGGCCCGTCAAGCGCGCGTTCGGTGCATGGTTCACGCCGGTGCTGGCCACGCTGTCAAAGCTGCGTCCGCTACGGGGCACGGCGCTGGATGTGTTTTCCTACACACAGGAACGTCGCGAAGAAGTGGCGTTGATCCGCTGGTACGAAGGGCTGCTGGCAGAGCTGCCCGCCAAGATCGACGGTAAAACGGTTGAGACGATCCAGAAGATGCTGGCACT